ATTTTCTGTTCTTCAGTTACGGCCTCAAGATTATAGTACTCTCTTTCTATTCCTCTTTTTAAGTTCACGTTAAATCTATAGTATTTAAACCACTCAACTACTATAAATATGACATATATTGAGAACATCATCATTATAGGGTAAACTATATCTGTTATATTCTTAGAAACATAAAAATATAAAAGTATTATTCCTGAACTCAAAAAAAAACTTATACTATAAAAAAGTTTTTCCTTTAAAAAATTCTTAAAAATTTCTCTATACATAACAAACCCCTTTAATCTTGAAATTCTAAATAATATCCTATTCCTCTTTTGTTTTTAACTGCATTTTTAACTCCAACCTCACTTAATTTATTTTTTATTCTTGTTACATTTACAGTTAGAGTATTGTCATCTACAAAGGAGGATTCATCCCATAATTCTTCTAATAATTCTTCTCTTGTTACAACTTTATTTATGCTTTTTAAGAGCTTACTTATAAGCTTAAGTTCATTTTTAGTAAGTTCAACATTTTTATCCTTATAGCTCATTTTAAAAGTATTTTTATCTATAGTTATACCTTCAACTGTAAACGCATCAGCACTGTCTTCAGAATACTCTCCATAGGTTCTTCTAATAGCTGCCTGCACTTTTGCTAATAGTAGTTCAAAGCTAAAAGGTTTTGTTATATAATCATCTGCACCCATTTCAAGTCCTCTTATCTGTTCAATTTCGCTGCTTCTAGCTGACATAAATATTATTGGTGCCTTTGATTTTCTTCTAAAAATTCTACATAAATTAAAACCATCATAATATGGCAAATTCACATCAAGTAACACAATATCTGGATTTATATTTTCAAATTCATCTTCTACATTTTTAAAATTAATTATTTCAAAAACCTCATAGTTATATCTTTTAAGATATTCTCTAGTATATTCACAGAGTTTTTTATCATCCTCTATAACCAAAATTTTATACATAGCTTCCTCCAACTTTAATTGACCATCTAAACTTTTTCATTATATCTATTTAATTTATATTATATACTCAATCAAAATTTTAAGATATATTACTATAAAAAAAATAGAGGATATTATATAAATCCTCTACTTTTCAATAAATTATATATGCTTAATCTCTTTCAAGAATACTGTACATTACAGGAACTATTATAAGTGTAAGTATTGTTGATATTACAAGACCTCCTATAACAACTATACCTAAGCCTTGAGAAATTACTGATCCTTCTGAAAAACCTGCGGCTAGTGGAATAAGTGCCATTACTGTTGCTATTGCTGTCATAAATATAGGTCTCATTCTTATAGAACCAGCTTCAATTAAAGCTTCATGTACAAGCATACCTTTTTTTCTATTACTCTGAACCCTATCTAAAAGCACTATAGCATTGGTTACAACTATTCCTATAAGCATTAACATTCCTATAAGCCCAGGAATCCCTAAAGGCTGTCTTGTTACAAATAGTGCTAATACTGCTCCTATTGCAGCAAATGGCAGTGAGAATAATATTGCAAATGGTGCTTTAGGCTCTCCGAATGCAAGTACCATAACTATATAAACCATAAATACAGCTACAACCATTGCCATTGCCATTTGCGTGAAACTATCACTTATACTTTTAGCACTTCCATTTTGAGTAAAAGTAACTCCGTTTGGTATTCCTTTAATTGATTTTATTTTTTTCATAGCATTATCAGATGCTGCTTGTGTATCCTTTGTTTTTATGTCCGCTGTAATAGATGCATATTGATTTCCATCAAGTTCATTTATGCTCACAGGACCATCAGCTATACTAACATTTGCTATATCACTTAAATTAAAGCTTCCTGATGCTCCTTGAAGTTGAATTGCCTTTACTTTATCTAATGAATTAATGTCTTTAGTATCATAGCCTAAATATACATTTATATCATTTTTTCCAGATTGTACAGTAGTGACATTGTTATAGTTCATAATACCTTGAACCATACCTGCCGCCATTATTGGTGAAAGTCCTTGATTTGCAGCTTTAGCACTATCTATTTCTACTGATATTTCTGGCTTTTTACTTGATAATGTATTTGTAACATTACTAAGTTCCTTTACTCCTTTTAGTTCTTCTGTAGCCTTATTTGCTGCTGCTGTTATATCCTTTATATTATTTCCATTAACTACTATTTCAACATTATCCTTAATACCCTCTATAAAGCTTTGGACTGAAACTGTTATTTTGGTATTCTTATTTGACATTTCCGATGCCTTTTTTATAATTTCATCTGCTGCCTTGTCATTGTTACTTCCATCTTTTAGAACAATTGTTACAGCTCCTGAATTACTTCCTTGAAGGGACATTGCTGAAGATGAACTAGAACTATTATCTCCAACAGAACTAACTACTGTTTTTACATCGCTTCTATCTGCAAGATACTTTTCAAATTTCAAAGCTTCTTCGCTAGTCTTCTGAGCTGATGTTCCTGGTGCTGTAGTTATTTTTGCATTTAATACATTTGAAGAACTAGAAGGTAAAAATTGTATTCCAACACCCTTAATTAAAAAGAGTGATACTACGAATAATGCTATTGAAGCTAATAAAACCGCAACTCTATGGCTAAGTGCATAATTAAGCACCTTCTTATAAAATCCTATTACTGCACCTTCTCCTTTTTCAGGCTTTGGCTTTTCATTTAATATCATAAGTCTACTCATTACTGGAACAACTGTTACTGCAACTAAAAGTGATGCTAAAATACATACTACGACTGTTACTGCAAAAGGTACAAACACCTTTCCAACTATTCCACTTATCATTGCCAAAGGTAAAAATACTGCTACTGTAGTTACTGTAGATGAGGTAATTGCAGAAGAAACTTCGTCAGCAGCTACCTGAATTACCTCTCCCTTCGGCACATCATCCTTTAAAATTCTCCTGTGAATATTTTCAATTACAACAATAGAATCATCAACTATACGCCCAACGGCTACTGCCATTCCTGAAAGTGACATTATATTCAAGGTTATTCCAAACCTAGGAATAAGTATAAGTGTTATAAGTATTGAAAGCGGTATAGAAACTACTGCTATTATAGTAGCCTTTATATTTCTTAAAAACAAAGCTATAACTATTATGGCAAAAAGTGCTCCTAAAACACCTTCTCTAACCATTCCATTTACAGAGCTCTTAACATATTTTGAAGAATCGTTTATTAAATTGAATTTTAAATCACTATTATACTTTTGTAATTCACTAACTGCACTAGCTATATTTTTTGCAACATTTACAGTGTTTCCGTCATCTGTTTTATACACATTAAGTACAATACTATTTTTGGTATTTGATCTTACAAAATAAGCCTTATCTGAATTTCCTCTTGTTACTGTTGCTACATCCTTTAAGTATATAACTTTAATTTGTGCATCAGTTGAAACACTTGAAGAACTACCTGCACCAGAAGAATTACTTGGTTTACTTACTGACGCATTTGAAGTAGAAGTTTTTCCGGATGTATTGGCTAATGCCTTGCTGCTTTCTATTTGAGCTGACATTACTTTATCAAGCTGATCTTGAGCCTGCTTTAACATACCTTGTGCTGCTGCTATTGTAGCTTGAGCTTTAGCTTTGTCTTGTGGTGAAGAAGCTTGATTGCTTAAAGTAGCCTCCTCTGATATTATCTGAGCTTGAGCTTTTTGCATTTGACTTAAAATTGCAATGGCTTGTGTATTTCCTCCAAGCATTTGTCCCATTTGACCCATACCTTGACCCATTTGTCCAACTGCCTGACCAATTTGTCCTACGCTTTGCCCTAATTGTCCTACTGCTTGACCTAGCTGATTCATTCCACCTTGAACCTGTTGAAATGCATTTCCTATAACCTTAGTTTGGTTAGGAAGAACAGCTATAGGCATAGCCTCTATATCTGCAGTAGTATAAAGTTTTTTAGTCATTTTTATAGGAAGAGTACTATCCCCTACGTTTACACTTCCTGCTGGTATTGATATATTATTGCCTTGAATCGCAGTTTTTACATCAGATAGTGTAAGTCCATTATCCTTTAGTTTATTATTATCCACCTTTACATATATATCGTCATTAGAGGTTCCTTGTACATCTACACTTGAAACTCCCGAAATTCCACCAAGCTTTGGTTGAACTTTGTCATTAATAATTTTAGTTAACTCATCTATATTTTTACTACTATCTATAGAGTATGTCATTACTGGAGCGCTTCCCATACTTATTCTTGAAACAGTTGTTTTATTAGCTGTTTGAGGAAGTTTGACCTTATTAATTGCATCTTCGATATTTTTTTGTGCCTTATCCATATCTGTAGAATAACTGAATTGAGCTATTACAATAGATACATTTTCATTTGACGTGGTTTTTACATTATCTATACCCTGTATGCCAGAAATTGATTTTTGTATTGGCCTTGATATATCACTTGCCACCTGCTCTGGTGATGCCCCTGGATAAACAGTTATAGCCGTTACAACTGGTATATTTATATTAGGCATGGATTCCATATTTATACCTTTTGCGGAATACAACCCTCCAACCGTAATTAAAATTATTATAAGAAATACTACAAATGCATTCTTCAGCGAAAATTTGGTTAATCTATTCAATTTTTGGTATCCTCCATTCATATAAAACTATACTTTAAGAATATTTTCATACTATACATACAATTTTATATACTTAAGCTACATTATAAAATTTATTATACTTAAAAAAGGCTTACAAATCTGTAAGTCTTCTAAAATATAATTCTATGCTAAATTTTTAAATCCTTATTCCTGTAAAACTTTATTGATATATTTATTGATATATATATGATAAAAATACTAACTAAAAACACAAAAACACCAATAATCAATTTAGAACCATTATTTATATAATTTACAATTCTATGAGTAGTACTGGTTCCTATAAATTTAAAAATCAATACAGGAATTATTGAAAAAATTATGCTTACAATAGTAAAAATGATTCTTACTTTTAAAAAATCAAATTTAAAATAAATAGGAAAATAAATTGCTACAAAAAATATTGTGCTTAACAAACATATAAAAATAGATGCTTCAAAACTAATAATATTATTGAATTGACTCAAATTCATCCATTTATTTATGCTAACAAATGCTCCTACACCTTTTCCAGCTACATTAAAACTTCTAAATATCATTGTAAATATTGCCGTTACTACTATGCCTAATAAAAAAAATAAGGCTGAACTTAAATATTTTGATAAAACAACCTCTTTTCTATTTACAGGCAAGCTATTAAACATAATTTCAGAATTATATCTATAATCGTAATAAGACAAATTACTAATATAATCGTACATAAGAATTGTAGGAACGACAATATAAATAAAGATTGGAGTTTTTATAAAAAATAAATTACCAGTTAAACAAGCCAATAATATAGGAATTAAATTTCTTTTTCCAATAGTTATGTCTTTAAAAATAAAGCCCAGCATGTTAAATCCTCCTACTTTTTATATTCGTCTTTGAATTTTTTGTATATAGAAATAGCTGAAAAAATAGCTAAAATTAGAAATATAAATGATATTTTTTTATTCATTATATAATTTATAATATTTTGCATTTTCTCCTCCTAAACAAAAGGTATTTTAAAATTCTCTATTAATATAAATCTTTAAAGAAATAGCTATGGAAATTATTAAGAGAAAAATAGTACACAGTTCCCAAGGAATAAAAAATGATATTTTAAAGCTTGATTTATATCTACTAATTAACATAACTGCAATAATTAAAACAACAAATATTATAAAGTAGAGAATAGAATTAATACGCTGAGATTTGATATACCCAATTTTGAAATATATTGGTAAATACATAAAAATATATAATATGCTAAACATAAACGATATTATTATGTCTTGTATATTAATAAAACTAGTAATATTTCCAGATGGCAAAATTTTAACTATACTTGCAAATATAATAACAAAAATCACACCTATTAAAAAAAATATAAATGATGAAATATATTTACTTAATACTACTGTTTTTCTATTCACAGGCAAGCTATTAATCATTATATCTACATCGTATTTTTCACCTAATCCACAACTTGATAAACTATATGAAGTTGAAATAAAGAATGGAAAAATTATATAAACACTTGAATTCCCGAAAAACTGAAGAATTACAACAATAAAAAAATTAATCACTATAGATTGTGCTATGCTTATCCATCCTTTGTTATGAATAAGTATATCTTTTAATACCAAACTAAACATTTTTAAACCCTTTCACAGTATAAACCATAATATCCTCTAGATTAGCCTTTTCAAAAATGACTTTTTCCCCAAAAGTTCTTTTAATACTCTCTTCATCATCTGTTAGGGCTTGAAATCCAAATTCATTCTCTCTTATTCCTATAAAATTATTTCTATTACTTTTATTAAGTACTTCTTTATCTCCTTTTGCTATTTTATATTTTTCCATTATACTGTCTTTATCCTCTGAAAAAATTATTTTTCCGTCATTTATAAATGTTATATAATCTGCTATTTTCTCTAAATCAGTAGTTATATGTGTTGAAAATAGTATAGACTTATTCTCATCTTGGATTATATCCTGCATAATATCTAATAGTTCATTTCTAAATACAGGATCTAATCCAGAAGTTGGTTCGTCCATTATTATTAATTCTGCCTCATGGGATAATGCTATGGCAAGAGAGTATTTTATTTTCATTCCCTTTGATAATTCTTTTATTTTTTTATCTCTTGGCAAACTAAAACTAGTAATATAATTATTAAAAGTATCATTGCTCCACTTTTTATAAAAACGAGCTATTATATTTTTCATTTGAATTAAGTTCAGATCTTCATAAGCATAGGTCTCATCGTATACAAATCCTATTTTTTCTTTAATTTCCTTCTCGTTTTTTACATTATCAAATCCAAAAACTTTTATTTCTCCTGAATTTTTTTTAACAAGGTTCATTATGAGCTTTATTGTCGTACTTTTTCCTGCTCCATTTGAACCAATAAACCCCATTATATATCCTTTTTCAAGAGTAAAATTCATATTATTTAATGAAAAGCCCTTATAATTTTTAGTAACATTTTTAACTTCCAAAATATTTTCCATATTACACACCTACTTTATTTACTATTTCCATATAATACTTCAAGCATTTCTTTTAAATCTTCAAGTGATAGATTTATAAACTTACTTTCTTCAATAATCTCACTCATTTTTTCCTCAATAAGCTTTATCTTTTTTTCTGTCAAAAGCTCTTTATTCTGTGCTGCTACATACGTTCCCTTTCCTTGAACAGTTTCAGTAAACCCTTCCTTTTCAAGTTCTTCATAAGCTCTTTTAGTAGTAATAACACTAATACCAATTTCTTTAGCTAGATTTCTTATCGAAGGTAATATATCTCCCTCCTTTAATTGTCCGTTGAGAATATAATTTTTTATCTGCTTTGTTATCTGTTCATATATTGGTTCCTGTGATGAATTTAAAATGATTATTTTCATTATTACTCCTCTTATAGTGTATATATAGTGTATATATTGTATATATACACTATATACTCGCTTTCTGTTTTTGTCAATAAAAAATAAGGTTAAGTAACTGCAACTTAATCCTTATGTGCATTATTGTATTAATTTTTTAAAGGTAATTACAAAAGTACTTCCTTCTCCTAGAGAACTGCTCACTGTAATAGTTCCCTTATGAGCTTCCACAATATTTTTTACAATTGTTAATCCAATACCTGATCCACCAGTGTTTTTATCTCGCGATTCATCTGTTCTATAAAATCTTTCAAAAATAAACGGCAAATCCTTTTTAGAAATACCAATACCGTTATCCTTAACCTCTATAATGATGTTAGCTTCTAAAGATTTAAGCGTTACTAAAACCTCTCCATTTTCTTTAGAATATTTAAGTGCGTTTGAAAGCAAATTGTACATCACTTGATTAAACTTATCTTTATCCAATGATATTTCTATATTAGGAGCTATTCTAGAATATATATTTAAACCTACATTTTTATATAGAGGTTCAAAAGAATTTATTATCTTTTCTAACTCTTGGGATATGTTGAATTTTGATTTATTTAAAATAACCTTTGCCTGTTCTAATTTAGCCATGTTATTAAGTCCATTAACTAATTTTATTAACCTTTCTATTTCTTCATGAAAACCTTCTAACACTTCATCTGTTGGTTCCCAAACCTTATCCAGCAGTGCTTCTATATGAGATTTTAAATTTGTCAAAGGGGTTCTGAGTTCATGTGCAATATCTGAAGTCATACGTTTCCTTAAAAGTTCTTGTTTTTGAAGTGTATCTGCTAAATAATTTATAGAAGTAGCTAAATCGCTTATTTCCTTTGTTTTAGAGTTAACCTGTGCTCTACACTCAAGTTCACCAGCTCTCATCTTATTAGATGTTTGTGTTATTTTTATTAATGGGGCTGATATTTGCTTTGAAAAAAATATACTTATTATCAATGAGAATGCTAATGCCACAAGAAAAGATATCATAAATGAATGATTAAGTGTCATTATAAAGCTTTGTGCTGAACTATTAAAATAAGATGAATTATAATATCCAAAAGTTATTATCCCAAGCTTTTTATTATTTTTTTTAAGTAAATATTTGTCCTCAGTATATTCTCCATTATTTTCTGAATATCTCTTCATCATTCCACCCATCATAGAATGCATCATGGCACTTTTAGTTGTTGGTAGATTATTAGCTGTAAGTAGAACTTTACCACTATTATCTTTAATCTGAATATATAACTTTTCAGCTGAAGCGTATCTTACTATTTCCTCTTCATCTATACTTATAAATCCACCTTTTTCTTTATACAAACTATTTATCATAGCAGCAATTTTATCTTCCTTAGACTTCTGTTGACTTATTAAATAGCTATTAAATTTTTTGTCAATCATGTAATTTGAAATTAAGCCTGCTGCAATAATAGCTACAATTGCCGTAAGTAAAAACGCTAGTGATAACTTTCTCATTAAAGATATCTTCATAAAATCCCTCCCTTCTCAGTAAGTTCTAAATTTATATCCTAGTCCATATACTGATACAATATACTTAGGATTTCTATGATCATCTTCTATTTTGCGTCTTATATTTTTAATATGAGTATCAATAGTTCTATCAAAACCATCATAATCAATTCCAAAAGCTTTATTAACTAATTCTTCTCTTGAAAAAACTTTGCCAGGCTTACTTAGAAGCACAATTAAAATTTTAAATTCATTTGAGGTTAAATTAACATTTTCCCCTCTCTTTTTTACAATAAATTTTTCCACATCTATTTCTAAATCACCATTATTTATAATTAATAACTCTGCAAGCGGTGTATTATCCCTATATGTTCTTCTAATAAGTGCCTTAACCCTACTTACCAATTCTCTATTGCTGAAGGGTTTAGTTACATAATCATCAGCTCCCATAGAAAGTCCTTCTATTTTATTGTCCTCTTCTATTTTAGCTGTAAGCATAATAATTGGCACTGATGACACTGATCTAATTTTAGCACATACCTTTTCACCAGAAATTTTAGGTAGCATTAAATCTAATATAATTAAATGAATATGTTCTTTTTCAAATATATTTATAGCTTCTTCTCCATCCTTAGCTGTTAAAACTTCAAAACCTTCTTTTTCTAAGTAAGCTTTGATTACACTTAAAATTTTTTCTTCATCATCAACCACTAAAATTTTAAATTCTTTATTCGTTGTGACCACTCCCTATATTCCTTTAATTATATATAAAAATTGCGATGCTACTTTTTTATTATGAGTAGCATCGCATTTATATATTATTTTTTAAGTGCAGCTTTCATCTTATTATACTCTTCTTCATTAATTTCGCCCTTTGCAAATCTTTCACGTAATATATTTAATGCTGAATTATCATCGTTATAGAAAAAAGCATTATTGTTTTGCTTTGACAATTTAAAAATAATAAATACTATGGCTAAAAATATTATCATGCCAAATCCCATCATAAAAATCATTCCTCCTACATTATGATATCCATAACCTCCATTAAATAAAGCTTCTCGACATGGCATATAGCTCACTCTCCTTTAATATTTTCTACTATATCTTAATTATAGATTAGAATTGTGGAGGAAAAATGAAGAATTTAAAATGTACATACTGTATAATTAAAGTACGTAAGGAGGTGATTTTTAGTGGGAGTTTAGACCAATTTTTAACTCTTACTAAGCATAAATATGAATAAAATATTATTAGCATCAAATAGAATTACTTTAACACCATTGTCTTTGCCTGAATTACAAAACATTGAAAAAGACAATATCAATCTTCTTGAAAATACAATTAACAAGGATGCAATATTTGACTTTACCAAAGCTGCAATATCAAAAAAAATAAATAAAATGCTTAAAGTATCTACAGCTGTACATAATTGGTATACATATTGGTTAATCATTGATAACATAACTAAAATGGGAATAGGTTTTATTGGTTTTAAGGGTACACCTAATGATAGTGGCTATGTAGAAGTGGGCTATAATATAGCTTGTACTTATAGAAAGCAAGGTATTATGACAGAAGCTCTATCCTTATTATCAAATTGGGCCTTAAAAAATCCAAACCTAAAAGGCATAACTGCTTGTAAGGTTTTAAAAACAAATACTGGCTCTAACAGAGTTCTTAAAAACTGCAATTTCAAATTAACTAATTCTACAGAAGAATTCAATTATTATTTGCTAAAATTATAGGGAGAAACTCCAAAGGTTCTCCCTAATTATTTATCTATTCAAATACTCTATAATTCCTTTTTCAACAATATCTATGGCCGTATCTAACTCTTCCTTTACTACTGTAAGTGGTGCTATAAATCTAAGCACATTGTGCTCTGTTCCACAGCCTAAAAGTATTAGATTATTATCCTCTGCATATTTTCTTACGAAGGTTAACATATCTGAATCCGGCTCATTATTTTCTTTACAAAATTCCATTCCCACCATAAGTCCAATTCCTCTAACATCACCAATGCATTTATACTTCTTTTTAAGCTTTAAAAGTTCCTCTTTTAGATAATTACCCATATTTTTTGCATTATCTAAAACGCCGTTTTCAAGTTCTTTTATAGTGGCAAGTGACGCAGCACAGGCTACAGGATTTCCACCAAAGGTTCCACCATGTGCACCTGCCGGCCATTTTTCCATAATCTCTTTTTTACCTATAACCGCACTTAAGGGAAAGCCTGATGCTATAGCTTTTGCACAAGTAAAAATATCTGGCTCTACACCAAAATTTTCATGTGCAAAAAGTTTTCCCGTTCTTCCAAAGCCACATTGAACTTCGTCAAAAATGAGACATATTCCATGTTTATCACAAATATTTCTAAGCTCCTTTAAAAACTTTTTAGGTGGAACAATATAGCCACCTTCTCCTTGAACTGGCTCAACTATAATTGCTGCAACACTTTCAGGTGTAATAAGCTTTTTAAACATATCGTCAAATTGAGCTGTGCACTCCATCATGCAGTTTTCTTTATTTTGTTTATATGGACATCTAAAACAATAAGGATACTCTGCAAAATATACGCTTGGAAGAAGTCCCTCATAATTTTCCCTGTATTTAGAGCTTGAACCTGTTATAGACGTAGTTGCTAGAGTTCTCCCATGAAAAGAACCTTTAAAAGATATTACAGCTTGTCTTTTGGTTACGTATTTAGCTAATTTTATAGCTCCTTCGTTAGCCTCTGCACCACTATTGCTGAAATACACCATTGTTTTATTTCCCGTACACGAAACTATTTTTTCTGCAAGTTTAACATAGCTTTCATAATAAACAACATTGTGTCCACCATGTATAAGTTTGTCTATCTGATCCTTTGCTGCTTCTACAACTACCGGATTATTATGACCTAAATTACATACCGCAACACCGCTAGCAAAATCTAAAACTTTTCTGCCATCTTCAGTATAAAGATAAGCTCCTGCTCCTTTTATTACTCCAAGCTTTGTAGCTCTCCCTGCCACAGGTGGAATAACCTTAAGACTTCTTTCATATAAACTGCTCATTTTTATTCTCTCCTATCTATGTATATATAGAGGAAACCAAATTACATGGTTCCCTTTTTTATCTATAAAAATTTTTCTATTGTAGTAATTATTAATTTCGGCAAAACTTCAAAAGAGTATGGTTTATACACTCTTTCCGTCCATTTATGAGCGTCCTTACCATAACACCCGTAGTTTACTGCTGGTATATTAAGCTTTTTTATTTTATTAACTGGAACCTTATAAACCTTATCCCAACCTGGAAAATTAGAGGTAAGGCTTTCTATTCCTTCATCATCATCATCTATTCTTAGATAACTGCTATCTGATAAGCTAGGAAAGAATTGCATAACCTTAAACTCTTCATTTATTCCCTGCTTTTTTATTTCCTCTGCACTTTCTTTTATTTTATCTATGATTTCATTTTCCTTTTCGTTATCATCATTTAAAGTATTGTGCGGACAATATGGTGGTGCAAAAAACATTACTATACAAGGTTTCTTTTCTCCATATATATTAAAAACTTTATCCACAACCTTAAGCGATATTTCTCTTATATCCACATGGTTATCCACAAGCTTTTGTTCATAACTTTCAAGCTCTTTATCTAAATCCCCATGAAATCTAGCTTTAGCCATTGTGTACAGTTGTGTATAAGTTATAACCTTTGCTTCAAAATTTAGCGATTCATACTTTTGATTTGTCATTTCACAATATTTTTTATATCTATCATCATTTCTTTTAATTACTCTTTCAAAAGCTCTTTCTGCAGCCTTTTTAAGCTTTTCAGCAGCTTCTTTGGGTGATTCCCCATG
The Clostridium felsineum DSM 794 DNA segment above includes these coding regions:
- a CDS encoding response regulator transcription factor — translated: MVTTNKEFKILVVDDEEKILSVIKAYLEKEGFEVLTAKDGEEAINIFEKEHIHLIILDLMLPKISGEKVCAKIRSVSSVPIIMLTAKIEEDNKIEGLSMGADDYVTKPFSNRELVSRVKALIRRTYRDNTPLAELLIINNGDLEIDVEKFIVKKRGENVNLTSNEFKILIVLLSKPGKVFSREELVNKAFGIDYDGFDRTIDTHIKNIRRKIEDDHRNPKYIVSVYGLGYKFRTY
- a CDS encoding SHOCT domain-containing protein, with translation MPCREALFNGGYGYHNVGGMIFMMGFGMIIFLAIVFIIFKLSKQNNNAFFYNDDNSALNILRERFAKGEINEEEYNKMKAALKK
- a CDS encoding GNAT family N-acetyltransferase, with protein sequence MNKILLASNRITLTPLSLPELQNIEKDNINLLENTINKDAIFDFTKAAISKKINKMLKVSTAVHNWYTYWLIIDNITKMGIGFIGFKGTPNDSGYVEVGYNIACTYRKQGIMTEALSLLSNWALKNPNLKGITACKVLKTNTGSNRVLKNCNFKLTNSTEEFNYYLLKL
- a CDS encoding aspartate aminotransferase family protein; this translates as MSSLYERSLKVIPPVAGRATKLGVIKGAGAYLYTEDGRKVLDFASGVAVCNLGHNNPVVVEAAKDQIDKLIHGGHNVVYYESYVKLAEKIVSCTGNKTMVYFSNSGAEANEGAIKLAKYVTKRQAVISFKGSFHGRTLATTSITGSSSKYRENYEGLLPSVYFAEYPYCFRCPYKQNKENCMMECTAQFDDMFKKLITPESVAAIIVEPVQGEGGYIVPPKKFLKELRNICDKHGICLIFDEVQCGFGRTGKLFAHENFGVEPDIFTCAKAIASGFPLSAVIGKKEIMEKWPAGAHGGTFGGNPVACAASLATIKELENGVLDNAKNMGNYLKEELLKLKKKYKCIGDVRGIGLMVGMEFCKENNEPDSDMLTFVRKYAEDNNLILLGCGTEHNVLRFIAPLTVVKEELDTAIDIVEKGIIEYLNR